The following DNA comes from Noviherbaspirillum sp. L7-7A.
GCCAGCGTCGGCGCCACTACAGGCACAGTCGGCATCAGCAGTGCATCGTAACCGGCAATGCGCTGCTCCAGCGAGGCGATCCAGCGCACGCGTGCATCCAGCAGTTCCAGCAGGTCGGACGCCGTCATGCCCTGGCCGCGGCGGATGCGTGACAGCACCCGCGGATCGTAGCGGTCGCCGGCACGTTCGATCAGCGCGCGGTGCCAGGTCCAGGCCTCGGCCGAACTCAGGCCGCCGGTGGCATTGATCGATGCCAGTTCATCGAACTCCAGTACGACAATCTCTTCCAGCAAGGCGCCGGCCGCCGACAGGCGCGACAGCGCGGCCCGGAAGGATGCCGCGACATGGCTGTCCATGCCATCCTGAACGATGTTGGTCGGCACGGCCAGGCGCATGCCGGCCAGCCTTGCCGGCTTGGGCAAGGGCCGGGTGTCGGCGGCCAGGATCGCATCGAGCTGCGCGCAGCAGGCGACGCTGGCGGCGATCGGGCCGATCGAGTCGAGCCGGGTTGCCAGCGGCAATGCACCGGTCAGCGGCACGCGGCGCGCGGTCGGCTTGAAGCCGGCCAGGCCGCACAGCGCGGCGGGAATGCGCACCGAGCCGCCGGTATCGGTGCCGATCGCGGCAACGGCCATCTGGTCCGTCACCGACACCGCCGCGCCGGACGAGGAGCCGCCCGGAATGCGGCCGGTGGCGCGGTCCCAGGGATTGCGCGGCGTGCCGTAATGCGGGTTCAGGCCCAGGCCGGAATAGGCGAATTCGGTCATGTTGGTGCGGCCGACGATCACCGCGCCGGCTGCCAGCAGGCGCTGCACGACAACCGCGTTTTCCCTGGCGGCCGGCGCGCCCTGCAGCGCCACCGAGCCGGCCAGCGTGGTGTCGCCGGCGACGTCGAACAGGTCCTTGATCGAGATCGGCAGGCCGTCGATGGCCGAGCGGGGCAGGCCGGCGCCGCGCAGCAGGTCCGAGGCCTGGGCCGCGGCGCGCGCCTGCGCCGAATACACCTTGGTAAAAACCCGTACGCCTTCGCCGGCCGGGTCGGCGATGTGCGCCAGCGCGGCGTCGGTCAGTTGCAGCGAGGTGGCGCGTCCTTCATCGAGCGCGGTGCGCAGTTCAGCCAGGGTGGGAATCATCATCGTTCCATGTCGGTGGTTGGAGTCGGCCGCCGCCTGCCGGGTCTACCAGTAGGTCAGCAGCATCTTGGTTGCCAGCACATAGAGCAGCAGGGCGAAAATTCGTTTCAGGGCCAGCACCGGCAGCCGGTGCGTCATGCGGGCGCCAAAGGGCGCGGTCAGCACGCTGCCGCTGACCAGCCCGGCCAGCGCCGGCAGGAAGATGAAGCCCAGCGACCACGGCGGCAACTGGGCGATGCCCCAGCCCGACGCCAGGTAACCCAGGGTGCCCACCATGGCCACGGGAATGCCCAGCAACGCGGCGGTGCCGATGGCGGTACGCAGCGGCACGCCGCACCAGAGCATGAAGGGCACATTCAGGAAAGCGCCGCCGGCCGACACCAGGCCGCAGATGGTGCCGATGGCCAGGCCGGCGATGAACAGCGGCAGCGGACCCGGCAGCGGCCGGTGCGCGGCGGGTTTGCGGTTGAGCAGCATCTGGGTCGCGCCGGCATACACGATCACGGCGAAGGCCATGGCCAGGTGGCGCTGGGAAATCCAGCCGGCGGCCAGGGTCGCCAGCAGGCTGCCGGTGACCATGCCCGGCGCCATGCGCTTGAAGATGTCGGTGTCGATGCCGCCCAGGCGCCAGTGCTCGCGCACGCTGGAGGCGGAGGTGAAGACGATGGACGCCATTGCCGTGCCCAGCGCCAGGTGCACGATATGGTCGGGCGCATAGCCCTGCAGGGTGAAGATGGCAGCCAGGACCGGCACCAGCGTCATGCCGCCGCCGATGCCCAGCAGGCCGGCCAGCACGCCCACCAGCGCGCCGGCGCCCAGGTATACCGCGAACCAGGCCATCAGAACTGGCTGCGCACGCCGACGAACAGGCGGCGGCCGGGCGCGGGCTCGTAGAAGCGGCCATTGCCGTCATTGACGATGACCGAGCCGGCATACTGGCGGTCGAACAGGTTGTCGACGCGGCCGAACAGGTAGAAGCGGGCGGCGGCGGTGCGGAACTCCCTGCCCAGGCGCAGGTTGAAGGCGGTGTAGCCGGGCGCGGCTTCCGAGTTGACGTCATTGACCCAGGTCTTGCTTTCGGCACGCATTTCCAGCGCCAGGGTGGTGGCTTCGGCGATGCGGGTTTCGGCCTGCGCATACAGCGCATGGCGCGGCACGCCGGGCAGGCGGTTGCCGGAAGCGACATTTTGCCTGGTACCGGCGGCAGTGGTGCTGGTGAAGCCGCTGTAGAAGCGGGCGTCGAGCAGGGTATAGGCCAGGCGGGTGGTGACCTGCTCCCAATCGGCCTTCCAGCCCACCTCAATGCCGCGGCGATCGACCCGGTCGGCATTCTGGAACACGGTGCGGCCGCCCGAAACCAGTTCGGGCACGATTTCGTCGCGGCTGCGGGTGGCGAACAGGGCCAGGTCCAGGCTGTGGCGGCCGCTTCGCGCCTTCATGCCGATCTCGGCCTGGTTGCTCTTGGAAGGCTTCAACTGGAAGTTGGGGCCGGTGGCGGTGCCGGCGCGGTAGGCGCTTTCCGCCAGGGTCGGCGTCTCGAAGCCTGTGCCGAGGTTGCCGTAGAAGTTGAGGTTGTCATTGGCATGCCACACCAGGCCCAGCACCGGGCTGGTGTTGCGATAGGTGACATTGCCGCTGTCATTGCGGCCGTCGCCGGTGTACTTGTCGTTGACCGAGAACTTCACCTGGCTGACCCGCACGCCGGCCTGCGCCTGCCATTGCGGCGCGAATGCCCATTCGATCTGGCCGAAGTAATCCAGGTTGCGGGCGGTATCGTCCTCGTTGCGGCGCAGTGCGCCCGGCGTGCCGGCGTTATTGACGAAGCCCTTGCGGGTTTCCTTCAACCGGTCGGCTTCCACGCCCAGCGTCCATTGCAGCGGCATGTCGTTCAGGCGGGTCTTGTGCACCCAGTTCAGGCCGACGCCGCCAAAGCTGCGGTCGAGATCGACCACGCCGCCGGCCGAGGTGGTGAAGCCGGTGCGCCGGTCAGTCTGGTCGCCGGCCATCGACAAGGTCTGGAACACGTCGCGCCGGCCCACGTAGACGCGGGCATTCAAGCGGTCGCTGGAAGACAGGTCGTGCTCGACCACGATGCCGGCCTGTTGCTGGTCGATCGTCTTGCGGGTGTCGAACTGGATCGCCGCCGGAATCACCTGGCGCGGATTGCTGTTGAAAGCAGCACGGTTCAAGCCCAGCGGGTCCTGCGACAGCGGCTGGTCGAAGCTGTTGAAGATGCCGGTAATCCTGGTGGAAGAGGACGGCCGCGCCACCACCTTGGCATTGACCTGGGTCCGCTCCGCGGCGCTGTGGTCGCGGTAGCCATCGGTGGTGAAGCGCGACACGTCCAGCAGCGCGCCCAGGGCCTCGCTGCCGCCGCCGACCGACAGGTCGAGATGGCGCTGGTTGTCCGAGCCGATGCCGGCGGCGACACCGAACTTCGGCGTGGACGACACCGGGGGATCCTGGGTGAACACCTGCAGCACGCCGCCGGCGGCATTGCCGTACAGCTGGGCCAGCGGTCCGCGCAGCAGTTCGATGCGCTTGGCCGATGTCAGGCTGATGGACGAGGCCTGGCCCTGGCCGTCCGGCATGGTGGCCGGGATGCCGTCGATCAGGATGCGCACGCCGCGCACGCCGAAGGTGGAACGGGTGCCGAAGCCGCGCACCGACAGCTGCAGGTCCTGCGCATAGTTTTCCCGGTTGCGCACCTGCGTGCCCGGCACGGCCGACATCAGCTCGGACAGGTTGACCAGGGGCGAACCGAGCCGCATCGGATCGATTTCGACTGCATCGATTGCGCCGGGCACGTCGAAGCGCCGCTGCTCGCTGCGGCTGCCGCTGACCACGATCTCGCCCAGCGTGGGGTCGGAAGGCGCCGGCGTGGCTGTCTGCGCCTGTGCCGGCATGCTGGCCGCTGCGGCGCATGACAACAAGACGGCCAGGGAAATTGGAGTAGGACGCGGGCAGGTAGGCATGGTCTGGAAATTGGCAGGTGGGCAAGATTTTCGGTCAGCCATTCTAACTGTGTAGAGCGACCACGCAAACTTTTGGTGCATGAACTAACAACACTGGATGCGTGCGTGCAAATCTGCAGCCGGCGTTTTATGGCAGCATCGACGCATGTCTGAATCTGCAAGCAATGCATCTCCAGCGGAAACGCCCTGGCTGCCACGGGCTTTCTTCGACCGCGACACCGAACTGGTAGCACGCGAACTGCTGGGCTGCCTGCTGGTGCACCGGGTCGACGGCGTCGAACGTGTCGGCAAGATCGTCGAAACCGAAGCCTACCTGGGCGTGGGCGACCTGGCTGCGCATTCCTCCAAGGGCGTCACGCCGCGCACCCAGGTCATGTTCGGCCCGCCGGGCCATGCCTATGTCTATCTGATTTACGGCATGCATCACTGCCTCAACATCGTCACCGAGGCCGAAGGGCAGGGCACCGCCGTGCTGCTGCGGGCGCTTGAGCCGGTGCGCAATCTGCACGGCAAGACCAGCGGGCCGGGCCTGCTGTGCAAGGCCATGGGCATAGACCGACGCCTGAACAGCCATGACTTCTGCAGCCCGACGCTGCATGTGCTGCCGCGGCCGGCCGGCCAGGCGGCTGCCGTGGTGAAGCGGCCCAGAATCGGCGTCGATTATGCCGGCGAATGGGCGGCACGGCCGCTGCGGTTCTACCTGGAAGGCAACAGCTACATTTCGCGCAAATAGGCTGGCTGCTCCGCTGTAACCGCCTTTTACCAACAGCACCATCCGTATTATTACCTTTGGTCAACAAATATTGATCCAAATCAATTTTTGACGTTCCTTGAATGCACCATAATTGCTCAACAGAAATATAAAGGAGCAGCACCATGCGGATGAACCTGCCGGTCACCCAGCGCGAATATGAATTGCAGGATGGCCAGGCTATCGTTTCCAAGACCGATACCCACGGCAACATCACCTATGTCAACGCCTACTTCATCGAAGTCAGCGGCTTTGCCGAGGAAGAGCTGCTGGGTGCGCCGCAAAACCTGGTGCGCCACCCGGACATGCCGGCCGAGGCCTTTGCTGATATGTGGGCAACGCTCAAGGACGACCGTCCCTGGACCGGGCTGGTAAAGAACCGCCGCAAGAATGGCGACCATTACTGGGTGCTGGCCAATGTCACGCCTGTGCGCGAAAACGGCGTGACCGTAGGCTATATGTCAGTGCGTGGACGCCCTGACCGCGCCGCGGTGCAGGCGGCAGAGGCAGCCTACCGCGAGTTGCGCGAAAACCCCGACTGCGGATTCATGGTGCGCAATGGCCGCATTGCCCGCAGCGGCTTGCGCGGCCGGCTTGCGTCGCTGACAAGGCTGAGCCTGTCGACCCGGATCGGCCTGACCATGGGTGCGCTCAACCTGCTGCTGGCCAGCCTTGCCATCTCCGGATGGATGGGCGGCGATGCAGGCTGGCGCACCGGCGCCGAAATCGCCGGCATGGCTGTCTGCCTGGGCTTGTGGGCTAGCCTGCAGGCCCGGGTCATTGCCCCGCTGCGCGATGCGGTGCAGGCAGCGCGCGCCATCGCCGGCGGCGACCTGGCAACCAGCTTCAGCAGCCGCAATGAAGACGAGATGGGCCAGCTGATGCAGGGCCTGCAGCAAATGAATGTGAATCTGCGTTCCATCATCGGTGACGTGCGTGCCGGCATGGACACGATGCTGCTTGGCGCACGGGAAATCGCTGCCGGCAATATGGACCTGTCCGGCCGCACCGAGGCGCAGGCCTCCAGCCTGGAGGAAACCGCGTCCAGCATGGAACAGTTCGCTTCCACCGTGAAGCAGAATGCCGGTCATGCAGTCAATGCCAGCGAACTCGCCGGCAAGGCATGCGGCATTGCCGAGCGCGGCGGCGCGGCGGTCAGCGAGGCAGGCGCCACCATGCAGGAAATCAGTCAGGCGGCGCACCGCATCGTCGACATCATTTCGGTCATCGACGGCATCGCCTTCCAGACCAATATCCTGGCGCTCAACGCCGCGGTGGAAGCAGCCCGCGCCGGCGAGCAGGGCCGCGGCTTTGCGGTCGTGGCGTCCGAGGTGCGCGCACTTGCACAGCGCTCGGCCGCCGCCGCCCAGGAAATCAAGGTGCTGATCGACGACTCGGTCAACAAGGTCGACAGCGGCACCAGCAAGGTCACCCAGGCCAGGCGCACCATGGAGGAAATGACCACCGCCATTACCCAGGTCAGCACCCTGATGGCCGAGATCACGGTGGCCAGCAAGGAGCAGAGCCAGGGCATCGACCAGGTCAACCAGGCGGTCAACGACATGGACCAGGTCACCCAGCAGAACGCCGCGCTGGTGGAGGAAGCCGCGGCTGCCGCCGCCAGCCTGCAGGATCAGGCGCGGCGGGTGACGGAAGCGCTGTCGGTATTCAAGGATAGCGGGCGGGCGCGGTGAGGGCGGCCGGGAGGCACTTTACTAGCGGGTGCGGAACGACCATGACCGGT
Coding sequences within:
- a CDS encoding sulfite exporter TauE/SafE family protein is translated as MAWFAVYLGAGALVGVLAGLLGIGGGMTLVPVLAAIFTLQGYAPDHIVHLALGTAMASIVFTSASSVREHWRLGGIDTDIFKRMAPGMVTGSLLATLAAGWISQRHLAMAFAVIVYAGATQMLLNRKPAAHRPLPGPLPLFIAGLAIGTICGLVSAGGAFLNVPFMLWCGVPLRTAIGTAALLGIPVAMVGTLGYLASGWGIAQLPPWSLGFIFLPALAGLVSGSVLTAPFGARMTHRLPVLALKRIFALLLYVLATKMLLTYW
- a CDS encoding TonB-dependent receptor, with amino-acid sequence MPAQAQTATPAPSDPTLGEIVVSGSRSEQRRFDVPGAIDAVEIDPMRLGSPLVNLSELMSAVPGTQVRNRENYAQDLQLSVRGFGTRSTFGVRGVRILIDGIPATMPDGQGQASSISLTSAKRIELLRGPLAQLYGNAAGGVLQVFTQDPPVSSTPKFGVAAGIGSDNQRHLDLSVGGGSEALGALLDVSRFTTDGYRDHSAAERTQVNAKVVARPSSSTRITGIFNSFDQPLSQDPLGLNRAAFNSNPRQVIPAAIQFDTRKTIDQQQAGIVVEHDLSSSDRLNARVYVGRRDVFQTLSMAGDQTDRRTGFTTSAGGVVDLDRSFGGVGLNWVHKTRLNDMPLQWTLGVEADRLKETRKGFVNNAGTPGALRRNEDDTARNLDYFGQIEWAFAPQWQAQAGVRVSQVKFSVNDKYTGDGRNDSGNVTYRNTSPVLGLVWHANDNLNFYGNLGTGFETPTLAESAYRAGTATGPNFQLKPSKSNQAEIGMKARSGRHSLDLALFATRSRDEIVPELVSGGRTVFQNADRVDRRGIEVGWKADWEQVTTRLAYTLLDARFYSGFTSTTAAGTRQNVASGNRLPGVPRHALYAQAETRIAEATTLALEMRAESKTWVNDVNSEAAPGYTAFNLRLGREFRTAAARFYLFGRVDNLFDRQYAGSVIVNDGNGRFYEPAPGRRLFVGVRSQF
- a CDS encoding amidase gives rise to the protein MIPTLAELRTALDEGRATSLQLTDAALAHIADPAGEGVRVFTKVYSAQARAAAQASDLLRGAGLPRSAIDGLPISIKDLFDVAGDTTLAGSVALQGAPAARENAVVVQRLLAAGAVIVGRTNMTEFAYSGLGLNPHYGTPRNPWDRATGRIPGGSSSGAAVSVTDQMAVAAIGTDTGGSVRIPAALCGLAGFKPTARRVPLTGALPLATRLDSIGPIAASVACCAQLDAILAADTRPLPKPARLAGMRLAVPTNIVQDGMDSHVAASFRAALSRLSAAGALLEEIVVLEFDELASINATGGLSSAEAWTWHRALIERAGDRYDPRVLSRIRRGQGMTASDLLELLDARVRWIASLEQRIAGYDALLMPTVPVVAPTLAELTEDDVYYRTNALILRNPTFINFLDGCALSLPCQTPGTAPVGLMIAAAGGRDRDVLALGMMVEALLQKRV
- a CDS encoding DNA-3-methyladenine glycosylase translates to MSESASNASPAETPWLPRAFFDRDTELVARELLGCLLVHRVDGVERVGKIVETEAYLGVGDLAAHSSKGVTPRTQVMFGPPGHAYVYLIYGMHHCLNIVTEAEGQGTAVLLRALEPVRNLHGKTSGPGLLCKAMGIDRRLNSHDFCSPTLHVLPRPAGQAAAVVKRPRIGVDYAGEWAARPLRFYLEGNSYISRK
- a CDS encoding PAS domain-containing methyl-accepting chemotaxis protein produces the protein MRMNLPVTQREYELQDGQAIVSKTDTHGNITYVNAYFIEVSGFAEEELLGAPQNLVRHPDMPAEAFADMWATLKDDRPWTGLVKNRRKNGDHYWVLANVTPVRENGVTVGYMSVRGRPDRAAVQAAEAAYRELRENPDCGFMVRNGRIARSGLRGRLASLTRLSLSTRIGLTMGALNLLLASLAISGWMGGDAGWRTGAEIAGMAVCLGLWASLQARVIAPLRDAVQAARAIAGGDLATSFSSRNEDEMGQLMQGLQQMNVNLRSIIGDVRAGMDTMLLGAREIAAGNMDLSGRTEAQASSLEETASSMEQFASTVKQNAGHAVNASELAGKACGIAERGGAAVSEAGATMQEISQAAHRIVDIISVIDGIAFQTNILALNAAVEAARAGEQGRGFAVVASEVRALAQRSAAAAQEIKVLIDDSVNKVDSGTSKVTQARRTMEEMTTAITQVSTLMAEITVASKEQSQGIDQVNQAVNDMDQVTQQNAALVEEAAAAAASLQDQARRVTEALSVFKDSGRAR